The following proteins are encoded in a genomic region of Synechococcus sp. CBW1002:
- a CDS encoding formate/nitrite transporter family protein produces MDYVLPNELVDGMIAAGGKKSGVSIKNLLLRGFYSGSVLGLALCLALTIMVQTGIPWIGSLIFPFGFASIVLFGMELVTGNFALLPMAVWAGKTTWSKTIRNWIWVWIGNFLGTGLVGILFAISLTSGGTADLAAGSGDWVAVANKIIGLNKANVIVKYQSLGVLGFFLAFVRGLIANWLVCLGVTLALVSKSVPGKILACWLPITAFQALGMEHIVVNMFLHTTGPLLGSGVSFGQIAFWNYLPVTMGNIVGGMVFIGMLFYSTHRTTVSNVLPTVHDEKLERELAAELGAR; encoded by the coding sequence ATGGATTACGTCTTACCAAATGAACTCGTTGACGGCATGATTGCTGCCGGCGGCAAGAAATCCGGCGTCAGCATCAAGAATCTGTTGCTGCGAGGTTTCTACTCCGGATCCGTTCTCGGTCTGGCCTTGTGCCTTGCCCTCACGATCATGGTTCAGACCGGAATACCGTGGATCGGGTCTCTGATCTTTCCTTTCGGATTCGCCAGTATCGTGTTGTTCGGCATGGAACTGGTCACCGGTAACTTTGCCTTGCTTCCTATGGCGGTCTGGGCAGGTAAGACCACTTGGAGCAAAACCATCCGGAACTGGATCTGGGTCTGGATCGGCAATTTCCTCGGTACAGGCCTGGTGGGCATCCTGTTTGCCATCAGCCTCACAAGTGGTGGAACTGCAGATCTGGCTGCAGGGTCAGGGGATTGGGTTGCGGTCGCCAACAAGATCATCGGCCTGAATAAAGCCAACGTGATCGTCAAGTATCAGTCCCTCGGTGTCCTTGGTTTCTTTCTTGCCTTTGTCCGAGGCCTTATTGCCAACTGGTTGGTCTGCCTTGGTGTCACTCTGGCGCTCGTCAGCAAAAGTGTTCCTGGAAAGATCCTTGCCTGCTGGCTGCCAATCACGGCATTCCAGGCTCTCGGTATGGAACATATCGTGGTCAACATGTTCCTGCACACCACGGGGCCTCTTCTGGGCTCTGGCGTAAGTTTCGGACAGATTGCATTTTGGAATTACCTGCCTGTCACCATGGGAAATATTGTTGGTGGGATGGTGTTCATCGGTATGCTCTTCTACAGCACCCATCGCACAACGGTCAGCAATGTGCTGCCCACGGTGCATGATGAGAAGCTTGAGCGTGAGTTGGCTGCCGAGCTTGGCGCCCGTTGA
- the cynS gene encoding cyanase produces MTANQDTMISALLAAKKAKGMSFADLGAKLGRDEVWVASLFYLQATASADEATQLGELLDLDAEIIAALQDFPTKGSLDPVIPTDPLIYRFYEIMQVYGMPLKDVIQEKFGDGIMSAIDFTLHVDKEANPAGDRVKITMCGKFLPYKKW; encoded by the coding sequence ATGACTGCGAACCAAGACACAATGATCTCTGCATTGCTGGCTGCCAAAAAAGCCAAGGGAATGAGCTTTGCCGACCTGGGCGCCAAGCTGGGCCGCGACGAAGTCTGGGTAGCCTCCCTGTTTTATCTCCAGGCCACCGCCTCGGCGGACGAGGCAACCCAACTGGGTGAGCTGCTGGACCTGGATGCGGAAATCATCGCTGCATTGCAGGATTTCCCTACCAAGGGATCGCTGGATCCGGTTATTCCCACTGATCCATTGATCTATCGTTTTTACGAGATCATGCAGGTGTACGGCATGCCACTCAAGGATGTGATCCAGGAGAAGTTTGGCGATGGCATTATGAGCGCGATCGACTTCACCTTGCACGTGGACAAAGAAGCCAATCCCGCCGGGGACCGAGTGAAGATCACCATGTGCGGCAAGTTCCTGCCTTACAAGAAGTGGTGA
- a CDS encoding translation initiation factor gives MAKGGWTEFSSGGSRPESLQRAGAGDAAAQPRAQQRVRVQRTKAGKGGKLVTAITGLEIGEAESRTLLKQLKASAGTGGTLKDGVIELQGDQVAAALSALEQAGFRPKQAGG, from the coding sequence ATGGCCAAGGGGGGCTGGACCGAATTCAGCAGTGGCGGCAGCCGGCCGGAAAGCCTGCAGCGCGCTGGTGCGGGGGATGCCGCCGCCCAGCCACGTGCCCAGCAGCGGGTGCGGGTGCAACGCACCAAAGCGGGCAAGGGCGGCAAGCTGGTGACCGCCATCACCGGGCTGGAGATCGGCGAGGCTGAAAGCAGGACCCTGCTGAAGCAGCTGAAGGCCTCCGCCGGTACCGGCGGCACCCTCAAAGATGGCGTGATCGAACTCCAGGGCGATCAGGTGGCCGCGGCTCTTTCCGCCCTTGAGCAGGCTGGTTTTCGGCCGAAGCAGGCAGGGGGATGA
- a CDS encoding DUF1993 family protein, which translates to MQLSMVDASVLPLTRTLTNLAAVLAKGQAHAEAHSIDPAVLLQSRLYPDMFPLVRQVQIASDIARRGVARLAGSEAPAVEDSETSFAELIERLQHTITFIESVPTEQLNGSEERLVTVPIGRDQTITMPGWPFLSSFVLPNVYFHVTTAYNILRHNGVVLGKRDFLGAS; encoded by the coding sequence ATGCAACTCTCGATGGTTGATGCGTCGGTGCTGCCGCTGACGCGGACACTGACCAATCTCGCCGCCGTGCTCGCCAAGGGGCAGGCCCACGCGGAAGCCCACAGCATCGATCCGGCGGTGCTGCTGCAGAGCCGCCTCTATCCCGACATGTTCCCCCTGGTGCGTCAGGTGCAGATCGCCTCGGACATCGCCCGCCGAGGGGTCGCCCGGCTGGCCGGATCCGAAGCGCCAGCGGTGGAGGACAGCGAAACCAGTTTCGCCGAACTGATCGAGCGGCTGCAGCACACGATCACCTTCATCGAAAGCGTGCCGACGGAACAGCTGAACGGCTCGGAAGAACGGCTGGTCACAGTGCCGATCGGCCGCGATCAGACGATCACGATGCCGGGCTGGCCCTTTCTGAGCAGCTTCGTGCTGCCGAACGTCTATTTCCACGTCACCACCGCTTACAACATCCTGCGCCACAACGGTGTTGTCCTCGGCAAGCGCGATTTCCTGGGCGCATCCTGA
- the argS gene encoding arginine--tRNA ligase: MLRLAQALDSQLCAAMERAFPQAAAEARADGRRLDPQLAAASKPEFGDFQANGALPLAKPLKQPPRAIATAIVNELAADPAFAELCLEPQIAGPGFINLTLRPERLTAEVAARLGDPRLGVPAAAEVGGGQGGSDQGGGAPAAPVVVDFSSPNIAKEMHVGHLRSTIIGDCLARVLEFRGHPVLRLNHVGDWGTQFGMLITHLKQVAPEALITADAVDLGDLVAFYRQAKQRFDDDPVFQATSREEVVKLQGGDPVSLKAWGLLCDQSRREFQKIYDRLDIRLSERGESFYNPYLEAVVSDLEATGLLVTDDGAGCVFLEGVSGKDGKALPVIVRKSDGGFNYATTDLAAIRYRFAEPPAGDGARRVIYVTDAGQASHFAGVFQVARRAGWIPADGRLEHVPFGLVQGDDGKKLKTRAGDTVRLRDLLDEAVERAGTDLRRRLEEEGRHEEESFITQVATTVGLAAVKYADLSQNRTTNYQFSFDRMLALQGNTAPYLLYAVVRIAGIARKGGDLAGQAEASSLQFSEPQEWALVRELLKFDAVVAEVEQELLPNRLCSYLFELSQVFNRFYDQVPVLKAEEAARPGRLALCRLTADTLRLGLGLLGIPSLERM; encoded by the coding sequence ATGCTTCGCCTCGCCCAAGCCCTCGACAGCCAGCTGTGTGCGGCAATGGAGCGGGCGTTTCCGCAGGCCGCCGCCGAGGCCCGTGCAGATGGCCGGCGCCTGGATCCCCAGTTGGCAGCGGCCAGCAAGCCCGAATTCGGTGATTTCCAGGCCAACGGCGCCCTGCCCCTGGCCAAGCCCCTGAAGCAGCCGCCCCGTGCCATCGCCACGGCGATCGTGAACGAACTGGCGGCGGATCCAGCCTTCGCGGAACTCTGCCTGGAGCCCCAGATCGCCGGGCCCGGCTTCATCAACCTCACCCTGCGTCCTGAGCGGCTCACGGCCGAGGTGGCGGCCCGTCTTGGGGACCCCCGCCTGGGCGTTCCCGCGGCTGCGGAGGTGGGCGGAGGCCAAGGCGGCAGCGATCAAGGCGGCGGAGCACCGGCGGCTCCGGTGGTGGTCGACTTCTCCAGCCCCAACATCGCCAAGGAGATGCACGTGGGCCATCTGCGCTCCACGATCATCGGCGACTGCCTGGCCCGGGTGCTGGAGTTCCGCGGCCACCCGGTGTTGCGCCTCAACCACGTGGGTGACTGGGGCACCCAGTTCGGCATGCTGATCACCCACCTCAAGCAGGTGGCCCCCGAGGCGCTGATCACCGCCGATGCGGTGGACCTGGGCGATCTGGTGGCCTTCTATCGCCAGGCCAAGCAGCGCTTCGACGACGACCCCGTCTTCCAGGCGACGTCCCGCGAGGAGGTGGTGAAGCTGCAGGGGGGAGATCCGGTCTCGCTGAAGGCCTGGGGCCTGCTCTGCGACCAGAGCCGCCGGGAATTCCAGAAGATCTACGACCGGCTCGACATCCGCCTCAGCGAACGGGGCGAATCCTTCTACAACCCCTACCTCGAGGCCGTGGTGAGCGACCTGGAAGCCACCGGTCTGCTGGTGACCGACGACGGCGCCGGCTGCGTGTTCCTGGAGGGGGTGAGCGGCAAGGACGGAAAGGCCCTGCCGGTGATCGTGCGAAAAAGCGATGGCGGCTTCAACTACGCCACCACCGACCTGGCGGCCATCCGCTATCGCTTTGCCGAGCCCCCGGCCGGCGATGGCGCCCGCCGCGTGATCTACGTGACGGATGCTGGTCAGGCCAGCCATTTCGCCGGCGTGTTCCAGGTGGCCCGGCGGGCCGGCTGGATCCCCGCAGACGGGCGGCTGGAGCATGTGCCCTTCGGCCTGGTGCAGGGCGACGACGGCAAGAAGCTCAAGACCCGTGCCGGCGACACCGTGCGCCTGCGGGATCTGCTCGATGAAGCCGTGGAGCGGGCAGGCACCGACCTGCGCCGCCGCCTGGAGGAGGAGGGGCGCCACGAGGAGGAGAGCTTCATCACCCAGGTGGCCACCACCGTGGGACTGGCGGCGGTGAAGTATGCCGACCTCAGCCAGAACCGCACCACCAACTATCAGTTCAGCTTTGATCGGATGTTGGCGCTGCAGGGCAACACCGCCCCCTATCTGCTCTATGCCGTGGTGCGGATCGCCGGCATCGCCCGCAAAGGCGGCGACCTGGCGGGCCAGGCGGAGGCCTCCAGCCTGCAGTTCAGTGAGCCTCAGGAGTGGGCCCTGGTGCGAGAACTGCTGAAGTTCGACGCGGTGGTGGCCGAGGTGGAGCAGGAGTTGCTGCCCAACCGGTTGTGCAGTTATCTCTTTGAACTCAGCCAGGTGTTCAACCGCTTCTATGACCAGGTGCCGGTGCTCAAGGCTGAGGAAGCCGCCCGCCCTGGACGCCTGGCGCTCTGCCGCCTCACGGCCGACACCCTGCGGCTGGGGCTGGGGCTGCTCGGCATTCCCAGCCTGGAGCGGATGTGA
- a CDS encoding dihydroxyacetone kinase family protein: MTHLITDPGRFAVQAKAGFVAANRRRVRAVAGGVVRASGLVRGRVAVVTGGGSGHYPAFMGFVGMGMAAGAACGNIFASPSAGQIVSVSREVNRGAGFLLTFGNYTGDMLQFGLAAERLRSEGHDVRIVAVSDDIASAPPSAMNQRRGIAGGLAVYKVAGAAAEAGLDLDAVERLARRTNARTRTLGVAFSGCTLPGAESPLFSVPAGRMAVGLGVHGEPGLEERPLPDAAGLAELLVAALLAESPDDIPPQEARVVVLLNGLGGFKYEELFSLFDAVASNLEARGVRIVDAECGELVTSLEMAGLSLSLFWLDDELEPFWQAPADSAAFQRGHPTLGPTTAPEREADAPAPIPPASARDSPAGQGDQLIWARRVLEGLQKAQAALEASHQELGQLDAIAGDGDHGLGMVRGVGGAVAAAQRAVDDQGSVARVLLEAGEAWSEQGGGSSGALWGIGLAAAGNALAAADRLDPTALAGAVAAALGAIRNLGKAQAGDKTLVDALIPFSERLSSGIAQGESAARAWSEAASCAVHAAQATAELLPRLGRARSHGARSVGHPDPGAVSLAEVSVAVQI, translated from the coding sequence ATGACGCACCTGATCACCGATCCCGGCCGCTTTGCGGTACAGGCCAAGGCTGGGTTCGTGGCTGCGAATCGCCGCCGGGTGCGGGCCGTGGCGGGTGGTGTCGTGCGTGCCTCAGGCCTCGTCAGGGGACGGGTGGCCGTGGTGACCGGCGGTGGGTCCGGCCACTATCCCGCGTTCATGGGCTTTGTCGGGATGGGCATGGCCGCCGGTGCCGCCTGCGGCAACATCTTCGCGTCGCCGTCGGCTGGCCAGATCGTCAGTGTGAGCCGTGAGGTGAATCGGGGCGCTGGTTTCCTGCTCACTTTCGGGAATTACACCGGCGACATGTTGCAGTTCGGCCTGGCGGCGGAACGCCTGCGTTCCGAGGGCCACGATGTGCGCATTGTGGCGGTGAGTGATGACATCGCCAGTGCCCCGCCCTCCGCCATGAATCAGCGCCGTGGCATTGCCGGCGGGCTGGCGGTGTACAAGGTGGCCGGTGCGGCTGCCGAAGCAGGCCTGGACCTGGATGCGGTGGAGAGGCTGGCCCGGCGGACCAATGCCCGCACCCGAACCCTCGGTGTGGCCTTCAGCGGCTGCACCCTGCCGGGGGCGGAGTCTCCCTTGTTCTCTGTGCCGGCGGGTCGCATGGCCGTGGGGCTGGGCGTGCACGGCGAGCCGGGGCTGGAGGAGCGTCCTCTCCCCGACGCTGCCGGACTGGCGGAGCTGCTGGTGGCTGCGCTGCTGGCGGAAAGCCCGGATGACATACCGCCCCAGGAGGCTCGGGTAGTGGTGCTGCTCAACGGGTTGGGCGGGTTCAAATATGAGGAGCTGTTCAGCCTCTTCGATGCGGTGGCAAGCAATCTTGAGGCCAGGGGCGTGCGGATCGTCGATGCCGAATGTGGCGAACTGGTCACCAGCCTGGAGATGGCCGGGCTGTCTCTCAGTCTCTTCTGGCTCGACGATGAGCTCGAGCCGTTCTGGCAAGCCCCAGCCGACAGCGCTGCTTTCCAACGCGGCCATCCGACACTCGGCCCGACGACCGCTCCGGAACGGGAGGCAGACGCTCCTGCCCCGATTCCGCCGGCATCAGCGCGCGACAGTCCAGCTGGCCAGGGGGATCAGCTGATCTGGGCCCGTCGGGTGCTGGAGGGCCTCCAGAAGGCCCAGGCAGCGTTGGAGGCGAGCCACCAGGAGCTGGGCCAGCTCGATGCCATCGCAGGAGACGGCGACCATGGCCTGGGCATGGTGCGGGGCGTCGGTGGGGCGGTGGCTGCTGCCCAGCGGGCGGTGGACGACCAGGGCAGCGTGGCCCGTGTCTTGCTGGAAGCCGGAGAGGCCTGGTCTGAGCAGGGCGGCGGCAGCTCCGGTGCCCTCTGGGGCATTGGTCTGGCGGCTGCCGGCAATGCCCTCGCCGCGGCGGATCGATTGGATCCAACCGCCCTGGCCGGAGCCGTCGCCGCCGCTCTTGGCGCCATTCGGAATCTCGGCAAGGCCCAGGCTGGCGACAAGACCCTGGTCGATGCCCTGATCCCTTTCTCGGAACGGTTGAGCAGCGGTATCGCCCAAGGGGAGTCGGCTGCCAGGGCCTGGTCTGAGGCGGCCAGCTGCGCAGTTCATGCTGCCCAGGCCACAGCCGAGCTGTTGCCCCGACTGGGTCGAGCCCGATCCCATGGCGCCAGGAGCGTCGGCCACCCCGATCCAGGCGCCGTTTCCCTGGCGGAGGTGTCGGTGGCCGTTCAGATCTGA